The Ignavibacteriales bacterium genome includes a window with the following:
- a CDS encoding TonB-dependent receptor — translation MRLSKFYILTLFLFAAFVMGAGITYSQTGELKGRITDKTTKEGLPSVNIVVKGTYYGASTDFDGNYSISKINPGTYVVEIKLIGYKVVQLPVVKIAEGGTTVQDIQLEETSLSLGQEVVVVGEKPIFNIEETSSKHAIKSEDIEVAAVRNVQDVVAMQVGVVKSDDQIHIRGGRSYETAYVIDGVSVQDPLAGTGFGAQLPPGSIEEAEVITGGYNAEYGQATSGVINLTTKDGGDKYSGSLTHKQDHFGFNDNTRSNFKTDIYDFSLSGPEPITTTILPVIGITIPGTLSFFVNGNVNITDGYTRWVEKINSDGLPVGWEVEAPGGLKSSLVPQSDLMPRRSNNWTGFGKLTWKITPTIKLAYAASYSLAVNQNTQSIQTTLEYQEPQPGYQYLFQFIPDSANTFAQLNIQQSLSLTHTINTKTFYEFRLSRYTAHLRADANGRSWNQYMQPKDVVTLPLVYRNVGRDTVIVIPGDGFYDVGSPSNWRDQYVDEYTVKLDVTSNFNEKNKFKSGFEIRFQDMQMIDIYQPWVRPMGYDNDIYAVKPVLGALYAQDNLTFGGMILNFGLRFDYWFPGKYVDDAMQNDSLSLVSPAIRSKYFADTYSLFGLRWKGRLSPRIAIAHPISDNQTFTFSYGHYSKFPRPQYVYTKLLRTNARSTTQTIGNPDLNPETTVAYEVGLHNQLSENDALNVTAYYKDIFDYITPKTVQLPQTKYSTGSYTTYINLDYARTRGVEIEYIKRYSDWFRCNASVSYSIGKGKSSSAEEALYNIQQGTNENVKESYLAWDRPFDATLALNFRVKKEKALFGFGNGILDDYNIYTRFFYESGKRYMPQLFLGNDPATGRPIYISDPNNPYGAVGEDVITLDLNIEKYFTIANVRFVLSLEISNLLNRENAQIINPVTGNAYEPTQSNGQWTPTPNSWNDPHYPDLQAPVDPFPYNPARYQEPRHFILGLGVRF, via the coding sequence ATGCGTTTATCGAAATTTTACATACTGACATTGTTTCTTTTCGCCGCGTTCGTGATGGGTGCTGGAATAACGTATTCACAAACAGGAGAGTTGAAAGGTAGAATAACAGACAAAACGACGAAAGAAGGATTGCCGAGTGTGAACATTGTGGTGAAGGGAACATACTATGGTGCGTCGACAGATTTTGATGGCAACTATTCAATTTCCAAGATTAATCCTGGCACGTACGTCGTTGAAATAAAATTGATCGGGTACAAGGTCGTGCAACTTCCGGTAGTGAAGATTGCAGAAGGTGGTACAACGGTACAAGATATTCAGCTTGAGGAAACATCGCTGTCGTTAGGGCAAGAAGTCGTCGTTGTGGGTGAAAAACCAATCTTCAACATAGAAGAAACCTCCAGTAAACATGCCATTAAAAGTGAAGATATTGAAGTTGCGGCAGTCAGAAATGTGCAAGATGTCGTGGCGATGCAGGTGGGTGTTGTAAAGTCGGACGATCAGATTCACATTCGCGGCGGCCGAAGTTATGAAACAGCGTATGTCATTGATGGTGTTTCTGTTCAGGATCCTCTTGCAGGAACCGGCTTCGGTGCACAGCTGCCTCCCGGTTCGATTGAGGAAGCAGAAGTAATCACAGGCGGATACAACGCTGAGTACGGACAGGCGACCTCCGGTGTTATCAATCTGACGACAAAGGACGGCGGAGACAAATACTCAGGGTCGCTGACGCACAAACAAGACCACTTTGGGTTCAATGACAATACACGTTCAAATTTCAAAACAGATATTTATGATTTTTCGCTGAGTGGTCCCGAACCGATTACAACAACAATTCTTCCAGTGATTGGTATAACGATTCCCGGAACTTTGAGTTTCTTCGTTAACGGTAATGTGAACATTACAGATGGTTATACGCGATGGGTAGAGAAAATCAATTCTGATGGTCTGCCAGTCGGTTGGGAGGTAGAAGCTCCGGGCGGACTCAAGAGCTCGTTGGTCCCGCAGTCCGATCTTATGCCTCGGCGGAGCAATAACTGGACAGGATTTGGCAAATTAACATGGAAGATCACGCCAACGATCAAGCTCGCTTATGCAGCATCGTATTCCTTAGCTGTAAATCAAAATACGCAATCCATTCAGACGACACTGGAATATCAGGAACCACAACCGGGGTACCAGTACCTGTTTCAGTTTATTCCGGACAGTGCGAACACATTTGCGCAATTGAATATTCAACAATCACTCTCTCTCACGCATACGATTAACACGAAAACGTTCTACGAGTTTCGCTTAAGCCGGTACACTGCGCATTTGCGTGCAGATGCAAACGGTAGGTCTTGGAATCAATATATGCAACCCAAAGATGTTGTGACGCTGCCTCTGGTGTATCGAAATGTTGGCAGAGATACGGTCATTGTGATTCCTGGAGATGGTTTCTACGATGTCGGCAGCCCTTCGAATTGGCGCGATCAATATGTGGATGAGTATACGGTGAAGCTTGATGTGACCAGCAACTTTAATGAGAAGAACAAATTCAAATCTGGTTTCGAGATACGGTTCCAGGATATGCAGATGATTGACATCTACCAACCGTGGGTTCGTCCGATGGGCTATGATAATGATATCTATGCCGTTAAGCCGGTACTCGGTGCATTGTATGCGCAGGATAATCTGACATTCGGCGGAATGATATTGAATTTTGGTTTGCGTTTTGATTACTGGTTTCCAGGAAAGTACGTGGACGACGCTATGCAGAACGATTCGCTCTCGCTCGTCAGCCCGGCTATTCGCAGTAAATACTTCGCTGATACGTATTCCCTCTTCGGACTTCGATGGAAGGGTCGGTTGAGTCCGCGTATCGCGATTGCCCATCCGATTTCCGACAACCAGACATTCACATTTTCGTACGGACACTATTCGAAATTTCCGCGTCCGCAGTATGTGTACACGAAACTTCTCAGAACAAATGCACGCTCGACGACTCAGACGATCGGCAATCCGGATTTAAATCCGGAGACAACGGTGGCATACGAAGTAGGGCTCCACAATCAACTTTCGGAGAACGATGCACTGAATGTCACTGCATACTATAAAGATATTTTCGATTATATCACGCCAAAGACTGTGCAGCTTCCTCAGACAAAATATTCTACTGGTTCATATACAACGTATATCAATTTAGATTATGCCCGTACTCGCGGAGTGGAGATCGAATACATAAAAAGATATTCTGATTGGTTCCGATGCAATGCCTCTGTTTCATATTCCATCGGGAAAGGAAAAAGCTCTTCTGCGGAAGAAGCGCTCTATAATATCCAGCAAGGAACCAATGAAAATGTAAAGGAATCTTACCTTGCATGGGATCGACCGTTTGATGCAACGCTCGCTTTAAATTTTCGGGTGAAAAAAGAGAAAGCACTTTTTGGTTTTGGCAACGGCATTCTGGATGACTACAACATCTATACACGATTCTTTTATGAATCGGGCAAGCGATACATGCCGCAGCTTTTCCTCGGCAATGATCCTGCAACGGGAAGGCCAATTTATATTTCTGATCCCAATAATCCGTACGGTGCAGTGGGTGAAGACGTTATCACTCTCGATCTGAATATTGAGAAATACTTTACGATTGCAAATGTCAGGTTCGTCCTATCACTAGAAATCAGTAATCTCCTGAATCGGGAAAATGCCCAGATTATTAATCCTGTCACGGGCAATGCGTATGAGCCGACGCAATCCAATGGACAATGGACACCGACACCGAACTCTTGGAACGATCCACACTATCCGGATTTACAGGCGCCTGTAGATCCTTTCCCGTACAATCCGGCGCGATATCAGGAACCACGTCATTTTATTTTAGGACTGGGAGTACGGTTCTAA
- a CDS encoding PorV/PorQ family protein, producing MKRIVFYIACISCTVSFAFSQSLLPNLGGQRAGISSFQFLKIGIGGRGSGMQEAMVAAVNDVSALYWNPAGAVLDEHNSVMVVHTEWLVDLKHDFLGTMYHLSPADIVGLSCISLRTDDMPVTTETQPMGTGSYFQYSDLALGVTYARRMTTQFSFGVTLRYVEERLDVVKIKSMLVDFGTHYATGLGSLRIGVAVTNFGSDVTPKGDVTYLDGTVNSSFQAFSPPTVFKLGVAFEPYQTEEHRITTSIQLDHPNDNAEDLRFGFEYGWSDWLNLRAGLKRTIGENWFGVSQKSADDFSLGFGLMIPLPFTTASFEYSYTHFNELGAVHRISCALTY from the coding sequence ATGAAGCGAATAGTATTCTATATCGCGTGTATAAGTTGCACTGTGAGCTTTGCGTTCAGCCAAAGTTTATTACCGAATTTAGGAGGGCAGCGGGCAGGTATTTCAAGTTTTCAATTTCTCAAGATCGGTATAGGTGGACGCGGTTCTGGAATGCAGGAAGCTATGGTGGCAGCAGTGAACGATGTGTCTGCATTATACTGGAATCCGGCTGGAGCAGTGTTGGATGAACACAATAGCGTCATGGTTGTGCACACTGAATGGTTGGTCGATTTGAAGCATGATTTTCTCGGAACTATGTACCATCTTTCTCCTGCCGATATTGTCGGACTGTCGTGCATCTCACTTCGTACAGACGACATGCCGGTCACGACAGAAACACAGCCGATGGGAACAGGTTCGTATTTTCAATACAGCGATCTTGCACTTGGCGTAACGTACGCAAGAAGGATGACAACACAATTCAGTTTCGGTGTGACACTGCGTTATGTCGAAGAACGTCTTGATGTTGTGAAGATAAAATCGATGCTCGTTGATTTTGGAACACACTATGCAACAGGGTTGGGTTCACTTCGTATTGGTGTGGCAGTAACGAATTTTGGTTCAGATGTAACACCGAAGGGCGATGTGACATATCTCGATGGCACCGTCAACTCATCGTTTCAAGCATTTTCGCCTCCAACAGTCTTTAAGCTGGGCGTTGCGTTTGAGCCGTATCAAACTGAGGAGCATCGTATTACAACGTCCATTCAATTGGATCATCCCAATGACAATGCAGAGGATTTGCGATTTGGCTTTGAATATGGATGGAGTGATTGGCTGAATCTTCGGGCAGGGCTGAAGAGGACGATCGGAGAAAACTGGTTCGGGGTGAGCCAGAAATCGGCTGACGATTTTTCTCTGGGTTTCGGCCTGATGATTCCACTGCCATTCACAACAGCGTCGTTCGAGTACAGCTACACACATTTTAATGAATTAGGAGCAGTGCATCGGATTTCATGCGCATTAACGTATTGA